A window of Ursus arctos isolate Adak ecotype North America unplaced genomic scaffold, UrsArc2.0 scaffold_16, whole genome shotgun sequence genomic DNA:
ACTGGATATTTGtgaagaaatgagagcaaatggAAGGCTTGGAGGAACATCGCAGAGCACCGGCTGTGTGAGTGGTGGGGCCTCAAAGTCTGGGGGCCAGGGATAGGAAAAGTAGATGTTTCCCGCCAAGAGAAAACTGTGGCACATGTGTGCACAAGCCTCGTCAGCAGATGGGCAACTAGTATGGTGGGAAGAGCCTGGAAACTAGATATGCCCTGTGGGCAGATGGGAGCGCAGCAGGCAGGGGCTGCTACAGAGATAGCCAGGGAGCAGCCAGGCCTTGCTGGGGAGGCCCATGCAGTCATGGCTGCATTCCCTTCAGACCCCAGGGCCTCGAGAACTGTGGGCAGTCCCGAACGACTCAGTGACTGCAGGTGGGATCAATATTCTCCAGCTGCCAGGAGAGCAGCACTCCTCGAAGTGCCCTCTGACAAAGTGTCAGGAGACTGTCTTGTTCTCTAGGGGCACAGAAAGAGGAAATCCTCCAGGCCTGTCACTTCCTTCACAAAGTGCAGTGTGCCAGGCACGCTGGAACCCACACTAGGAAAAGCCCCGTGAATGTGGATGCTGCAGAGCTGTGCGGGTTCTGTAACGAGCTGCCTGCAACACTCATGTTAGGgacgtacgtgtgtgtgtgagggtgtgtgtgtgtgtgagagagagagagagagagaggagatagaGTCTGTGTTCAAAATAAGTTATGGCAAGTTTTGTCAGGGTTTAAACTAATCACTTTGACTTTCTATTGGAATTGCTTAATGAAGAAccagcaaaagagaaaagacatttaaatggCAGATAGAAACATCTGGTTTATCACCAGAGAGCTAAgacttaaaatttgattttagaaCCTGTGGGTTGGACTCTTGTTTTGAACGTTACAATAGGCAAGTGAATGAATTATCATCTAATGTTGTATTTCTTTATAAGAACTTGTACCAGATATTCATTTGAGGataatcaaaaatataaaatacataaaaatataaaatccaattttaataaaaactatcaGAATTTTTACATTATAACATAGATTCATTAAAAAGGAAACCTCTTTCAAGTATAAATTTGAATGCAGTGTAATGGACTCATATGAGAAAATGTGACACATATTTCAAGTAGTCGTTTGAGAACTTTGGAGAATTAATTGAGGCCATGATTTAATAAGTTTTCTATCCTGAGAGTATATCTTAGTACCAAGAATTTTCAGAAAGGATCAGAAAGTGACAGagttgaggggaggggcaaggggaacCGCTTAAGGTCAAGGTGCTTAGAGGATATGGAATGGTGGACTTGCTCTAGTTTTAGTCcaggctctccagagaaacagtaGCTGGATATATTGATAAATAAGAGACTCATGACAGGAATTGGGTCATGAGGCTCTGAAGGCCAAGATGCCCCATAGTCTGCTGGCTGCAAGGTGGGAAACAGGAAGGCCAGGGAATCATTAAGTCTGAGGTCAAAGGCCACTGGTGTACATACTGGAGTCCTAAGGCCCAAGAACTAGGAGCTTCAAGCTCCAAGGGTAGGAGAAGATAGACGTCTTGgctcaagaagagagagaattggCCCTTACTTTGCCTTTTTGTTCCATTTGGGCCCccaatggattggatgatgctGCCTGCCCACATTGGTGAAGGTGGATCTTCTTTATCAGTCTACTGAGCCAAATGTTAATTTCTCCTACCcctgcagacacacacagaaatactGTTTTACCAGCTCTCAGGGCCTCCCTTAGGCCAGTGAAGTTGGAACAAAATTAACTGTCACACCTGGGATAAGACCAGAGACTagaaaaattgaggggaaggAAAATCTCAATTCTTGAACaaggaatttgtgtgtgtgtgtgtgtgtgtgtgtgtgtgtgtaattcatCCTTTATGATTTCCATAAAGAAGGCTGCTACTTGCTCTTCAGCATTTCTGCTGCTGAATTTATGGGTACCTGTCTCCTTGCCTTGGTCTGGAGGCCTCCGCGTGAATCTTATGCACAGATCACGTGCTTCCTTTTATGCTCTTAGAGAATTTTACTCAGTTCTCTCTGGTCTGTCTCTGGATAATTCTAAGATCTCTTTGGTTCTGTCGTTCTGCAGTTTCATTATCTTGTGAATGTAGACATCTGTCTacatgtgaatttatttttatctgtccTTCCCAAACCTGAGAATTTCTTTATTTAGTTCTGGAAAATTATCAGCCAATCTCTTTGAATCTTGcctctcagtcttttttttccttcttcaagtCCTATTGGGAGTATATTAGactttattattctttccttCATCCTTCTTAACCTCTCTTTCATATGCCCCATCCTACGTCTCCACTACATTCTTGGTCATATCCTCAGGTCTGTTTCTAGCCCAGTAATTCTTCAGTCATGCCGAAGCTACTGCTTACCTCAACATGGCTTTCGATTTTAGTGAGTATATTTTGACTTTCAGAAGTTTTACTTAGTCCTTTTTCATATCTGCTTGCCCTGTATCTTATTCTAACATATTTAAGTCCTCCTTTTGATTTAAACAATGTGAACGTATTTATGGTAGAATCTGAGAGTCCTACTAAAGCTTTTACGGGTCCAACCTGCTGTCTGCTACACTGCTGGCGTCCACTTGCTCAGGAAGCTTGCTCCCTTGTCTGTCCCTCCAGAGCAGTTTTGCATTTGCTTCTACGGGTGCTCCTGGGATGTTTCTGGTCAGAGACCAGGCTTTCTGTTAATTTCCAAGCTAACGGGTTCCCAGGTCTCAGGGGCAGCATAACTTGAACCACAACTCCATGTGCAGAGGCAGGCCCATAGTTATAAACCTTCAGGGGAGGCTTTTACACCCCTAGCTCAGGGTAAACTCAACAGCTAGTGGATTGtgctgatagattttttttttcttctaaactaCTGTTTCTTTGAGGGTATGGTTCTTTGTGAGTCTCAGCTTTATGCAAGGTCTCACTGTTCTTttctgactgtgtgtgtgtgtgtgtgtgtgtgtgtgtaaatccaGAGGCCTACCTCTATTATCAAGACCAGACCCACAGCCCCTTCCAGGGTGATGCAGCTCCCTCACTGACAGGCTTCATGTTGAGCTCCTTCTTTATTTCTGGACCCaagattttctaaatttcttgCGAACTTGGCCATGAATTCAAACGACAGTTGCTATATTTAAGCTACCATTTATAAGGGTACCATTAAGCGACCATTATAAGGGTTTGTAGCAGAAGGACTGTCAAGTTATTACATAGTTGGCTCTATTGCTTGAATTTTTCAAATCTTGTTTCTATAACTTAATTGGGAAAGATCTTTGGTTCCTGGCAGGGTCAGCAGTTCAAGGTGACACATACTGTTCTTTTGCTTTGCTTGCAAGAACAAAGTGGGGCTATACTGTAACCAAAGAGACCATGGTGGTGATCTGAGTGACCTAATAACTAGTGTGGGAAACAAAAGACCAAGTAGAGGAGCCCTTAAGCCACAAGTCTGCAGTCAACAATGGGGCATGCCCACTCACTGAGTACATGTTCCATTGGTAGAAAGAACAGGCATGTCTtctttatctccttttcttttctttttactgaaaaataagacacagatacagaaaacTACACAAAACAAATATTAAGCTTAGTAACAGACCCCTCTGTAACCACCACCCAGGTCGAGATAGATGTGCAGCCAGCCACTCCAGCAGCCTGTCCTGTGCCCATCCCAGAGCTGCTGCTCTACACCCAGGAAGTCTCTGAATGGCACATGCTACTTTCTTGCCAATCTGTGTATGTTTTAGGCTCTCTGCCATGTTTGGACACTAGTTACCAGGGAGCTGGCACCACTAACCCACCGAAGCACGTTCTTTTAGTGTGTTCAACACCACGGTAAAATAAAGTGCCACCTTCACTGGAGATGTGAGATGTTCCCAGGGCCTCCACCTGTCCAGGGGCTCTTAGAGAGTCATGCACTGACAGACTGGGTGAGCTATTTGCCTCAAATCATGTGGTTAAAGAGGAGTATTTTTTACTTGGAACCCACGGGTCTCTCACCAGCCTGTTTCCCCCTTGAGTCTTCATCCCCACATAGAGGATGCGAACTGTACATTACATCTCATTCCAATGTTCACCTTATTTGTTAGTTGTCTAGTTCACGCAAATAAGTGTTTATCTACTGCAGTTATATCTTGTTTTTCTACAGAAAAATACATGAATCCAGATAAGACAAAAACCTCAGCCAGTGTGCTGGGTAGTGGTCCCACTCACCAGCAGATCAGAGGCAAGAGATTATCAAACAGATGTACCTGGAGGAACACAGGGGTAGCAACAGACCCTGGATCCTCAGCCGTAGCCAATCACAGGGAATCTGTTGGCGGTGAAGAGAAGGCAGCAAATTCATTTAATGCAAatttgaagaagagagaaaagatgaaaatgacgATGGAGAAGAACACAGAGGTCAGTTCATCTCAAGAATGTTCTTTAGGATATATATTTCCCCACAATGTATATAAAACTTCCTCTGAGCAAACTAAATTTGCTTTGTTCTTCCTGGTAGACAAAGCTTTATGGCCTTTTTCTCTTTGGCCATCAAGAGTCTCAGAGCCACATCTGAGCCTGTTCTGGACACTATAGGTGCTTGGGGCATCATCTCTGCACCTTCATTCTTCCTGTTCTGCTTTACATTTAGAAGTGTTTTCTGAGCTTAAAATCAGCAGAAGAAACCCAAGAGAAAAGACTGACGGAGGAGCAAAAATTCTAAAACTTCtccatgaaaaaggaaaacatacacactaaccaagacagtgtggtactgaggATAGTCCTGTTGATCAACTGAACAGAGTCCATAAGTAAATGGTGGcattcaaatgatttttgacaaggaggCCAGACAGTTTAATGGGGGGACAGTCTTTCCAGCAaatgttgggacaactggataatCACGTGCAATTAGAATTAAGTAGGACGCCTACCTTGTATgtatacaaaagttaactcaaaattgatcaaaCTTAAcaactaaaactacaaaacttttagaagaaagcaGGGATAAATcatcatgaccttggattaggcaacagtttccaaaagaaaaaaagaaaaaaataagattggaGTCCATCAAAATTAAATACCCCTGTGTTTCAAAAGCTACCACCCAGAAAGTAACAAGAAATATCTAcaaaatatatctgataagggactctcatctagaatataaaaagaactcttacaactcaataataaaaagaactaaaaaaaaaaatagaatatctgaatgaataaaaatgtttccaaaggagatacacagatggccaacaagcactTAAGATTTAAGTAAGGAAGCAAATCACCTTTTAGTAATgcaaaacaaaatcctaaaataaaaaattattctggaCCTGGGGCCACAAGTGAAAATTGTGTTCATACCAGTTTCCTGGAATCATGGACTACAAACAGAGTGTGCCTAAGCAAAGATGCCTCTCATTCACTCTTCAAATACTGAGTACCTTGTTGGCTCCTGTTGAGgacataaaattgaaaataaaatcatctccCCAAATCTCCGTAAGGGTAGTAAAGAAAACACTTCTATTACTGAACAAGCCTTAAATCAGAATGTGATGTGCATCACAGGCAATTGACAAAGATATCTCACCCTTGCCATGTTAGGAGCCAGGTACAATCTGTCTCAATGTAAACAGTAGTAACTTGTCCTGCAGTAAGAGGACTAGGCAGTACTATTGATCACACATAGTTCATGCTCTCTACCTGGTGACTGGGATAACCATCTAGGTCATCTATTTAGTTTATCCAGAGTAAAAACACACTTCTCATACTTTTATGACAGGAGTTAGTTGTGCAACTTTGGAACACGGGGCCCATTAAAGTTAGTCTCCTAGGAAACTGGGAGATTGGGCGCTTTCTCTCTGGATGTTTACACTGCAAACAGATGGCTCTGGGAGCCCTTGAGCAAGGCTTTTCTAGGTTCTAGGTCCTAAAGCTAACCCAGGGCCTAGGCAGTCTTCAAAAGGAATTAGGTTCATTTCAAAGAGCGAATACTTAAAATGATCACTTTTCTAAACTACATGCtcaaaaaggagaggaaaatattttcaacaggAAGAATTAAGCGTCTTATTTTTAATCTGCGTTTTATAGTCCTACACGTTACCGACACACCCTGTAGGTAAGACACCGCCCAGCGCAAGGCTGGCCGCTGTGAGTAGGAACAAGATCCCGCAAGCTTTCGAGGTGGCTCGCAGCGGGAAGCCAGGGGCCGGATGAACCGAGAACTGGAAGTTTAAGGCAAGTCTTCCAAAGCAGGATTTTGATTAAGAGTGCACAAGGATGCGTGGAAGCAGCAAGATTTTGGGCTGACGGATTCGAAGACAGAGCATGAATTCTTTCCACCGAAGGGCGGCTCGGTCTTTGGGAAGCTCCGTAATGACCACTCAGACCACGTGCATGGCTGCAGACTCCCAGGACACTAAACCGCACGCTGAAGTAAGGTCTGAGGTGGGGTCTCGGCGCTCTTGGGCCGGGGCCGACCGAGGCGGCGACCCTGTGGGAAGAATGCCCACCGAGCACCCGCCCCTCGCCAACCCCGTCCTGCAGGACGTAGAAGCGCTTTGTCCGCCACCCGCCAGTCCCAGGACGCCCGCGGGCCGCCCGCTCCTTTCCGGTGCCGGTCGGCGTTGTAGACCCTCCTTCTCCGTGTGGCGGACACCGCCCGAAACTGCGCGTAGCACACGGACTACTGCCGCCACGGGCGAGTGACCGGAGACGGATCGGAACATGACCACGCACCCCTCCCCCGCTCACGTGACCTTCCGGGGCTGGCCTGTCTTCGCCCCCGCCGCGCCATGAACAGATGCGGAGCCGCCTTTGCTGTCTTCTGCGCAGGCGCAGACCTTGACTCGCGACTGTTGACGCAATCCTGAGCGGACTCGGGCCCCAAGCGTATGTCGACTCACGTACCTCTGCCCGAACGGCCTCCGCAGTCGGAAGTGCGCGCgcagtccccacccccagccacggGAGGGGGCGGAGCCGtttgggggcggggcgggccctGCGGCGGCCAATCGGCGGCGCCCGCCCTGTTGTTCCGCCCCGCCCAGCCTGCCGTCGGTCCCCGGGGGCCTGGTCCGGCGGACGCGCGGtagcggcggcggaggcggcgacGCCGGCTGGGAGGTGAGTGTGCGGCCCGGAGGCCGTCCGGGCTTTTCGCCCCAGCTGCTACCTCCTGACTTGTCTGAGCGTGGCGAGTGGGCTGGCAGCGCGTGCCCTCCCGGAGAAGCGGCGGGCCTCGGGGGCGCAGGAGCCGGGGGCGGCCCGGGTTCGGAGGTCCAGGCCCGATCACGCGGGCGCCGTGGATGCCCGCGGCCCAGGAGGCAGCGGATCCGTTTGCAGAGGGGGCGTGTGTCCCTCGGAAGTGTGCGGGTCGGAGGGGCCTAGGGGGCGGGGGCGTGCGCCGTCGGAGCGCGATGCGGACCCGGACGCGGCCGGGCAGGAGCGCCGCACCCTTCTTAGTGCCTTGGAGCCTTGGAGAGCGGCCGGCGGGAGGGAGATGCTTGGGGACGGAGGTGCGGCTGGGCGCTAGCCAATTACAGTGGGAGATGCAGCTGTCACCCAGGCCAGAGGATTCCTGTCGCCATGATCACTGCCTTCCCTTCCTGTGCTCAGACAGTATGGGAAATTGTGCTCAGAAACCACTTTATTGATTGACTCAGAAATCGCTGTCCGGTCCCCTGTAGGTTCGCACGTCTGCTTGAGGGCCCGGTTGGCAGAGGTTTGGGGAAGTGGAAGGCTGCAGGTGAGGATGGTTATCAGGTTGAGAGAGACCTCTGCATCCATTTCTACAAGGCTGGGGCTGAAATCGGTGACAGTCCTTGGCGTACTGtaccgcccctcccccgccccacccatcTAGGCTTGGTGGGTGTTTTCAGTTGACTGTAGAGTCTTCTTCAGGTGACTGCTTAGGCCTCCTGGATGTTCTTGTTACAGTTGAACTCTCAGAGGGCagtcttttttcatgttttgggGTGGCTGGTGGTTGTAGGAAGCCAACTGTAGTCCTAGGTACTGGAAACAGTTTCACTGGTGGGACTGGAGAACTGGGTAGAGGTGAGGCTGGTTTTCCAGGAAAGATGACCACCCAAGACATGTTGAATCTGAGGTAACATCCAAGATCTGGTTGAACGGCAATAGAAAGAGGATGGGTACTTTGGACTGGTGGTGGAGATTTAGGAACCAAAACGTACTGGGAAAAGGAAGGTAGATTCTAGAGCACAAGGTTGGGGTGCATCTTGAGAAAGCACACAGGGAGTCTGAGGAGAGAGTAGCTCCACTAAAGCAGAAGTGACCCATGCTGGTGTGGGGTGCCACGGAAGCCGGGAGAGGAGCCCTTGGAGTGGGGAGTGCAATCTGCAGTGTAGGCAGCCCTGGAAAGATCTAGGGAGGAAAAGCAGCTCTTTGCATTTGGCATTGCTGAGGTGAGGGGCACGCTGAGCAGTTTCAGTGTGAGTCCAGAGTCCCATCAGGTCCAGGCTCAAGCCCCAGCCCAACCACTTACTGTTACCTTGTTaattcctcttctgtgaaatggggatggtaGTAGCGATAATAGCACCTGGGCCGGGTGTATGGGAAGCCAGTAGCAAGTAGCTTACAAGCCTCAAGTGAGGCTGTAAGCACTTGACATGTTTGGACTCACTGGAGTCTCATTGGCTCTGGCAGTTCTCTGCAAAGGGCAGACTGTggttcagagaaattaagttaGTTGCTCAGGGTAGCACAGCTCATGAAATTATTCTTGTAGAGTAACAGTAATTCAATTATGAGGTGTTTAGGGGTGCTGGAAATGGCCATGGATTGTCGACTACTTTTTCATGAAGTTTTCCTCATGGAAAgtagttatttatttagttggttgttttcttttcttttctttttttttatctttttaagattttatttatttatttgtcagagagagaaagagggagagagcccaCGCGCAtgtgcccaagcagggggagcagcaggcagagggagaagcaggctttccactgagcaaggagcccgatgcgggacttgattcaaggatcctgggatcatgacctgagccaaaggcagtcaaccgactgagctacccaggcaccccaagttggTTGTTTTCAAAGGCAGACGTGATTCTCTAAAGTTTGGTGGCCACGTGTTTTAATTATTTGGTTTTCTGGTCAAAAAGCTAGACACTATTGTTGCTGTAAATTCTGTTACAGTTTGGAGGTCTGTGTCTGTAAGCAAGTTCGAAAATGACCTAGATAAGCAAATTAGTGctataatatatttcattaagcATGACTTTGGTCAATTATGTTTATCATTGGGATAAatcatagtaatattttttattgtgcaAATATTATCTTATGAGGGTACATTAGGACTTCACCTGCTAAGAAGTAGTGTGATTTATATCTTTAGATGAAGAAAGCTAGGTTTTGGTTGTTAATCAGTTTCTATCCTCTAGAGAAGtgaaaataatcttaatttttaatcCTTTCACTTTGGTGTTTGCTCAGGCATGAATAATTCTTGTGTCTGTTTTCAGAGCTGTTATTAGAAAGGAGAAACATGGAAAGTGGTGCAGTTCTGCTGGAATCCAAATCCTCACCGTTCAACCTTCTGCATGAAATGCATCAACTACGCCTTCTCGGTCACCTGTGTGATGTGACTGTCAGCGTGGAGTACCAGGGCGTCCGAGAAGAGTTCATGGCTCATAAGGCGgtgctggcagccaccagcaaGTTCTTTAAGGAGATGTTCCTTAATGAGAAGACTGTGGATGGTACGAGGACTAACGTCTACTTAAATGAAGTGCAAGTTGTTGACTTTGCCTCATTTTTGGAGTTTGTGTACACTGCAAAGGTACAGGTGGAAGAAGATCGGGTGCAGCGAATGCTGGAAATGGCTGAGAAACTAAAATGTCTGGACTTATCGGAGACTTGTTTTCAGTTGAAGAAACAGATGTTAGAGTCTGTACTTCTGGAGTTGCAGAACTTCTCTGAGTCGcaggaggcagaagggagcagtGACTCCCAAGCAGCTGTTGCTCCTGACCCCAGGGCAAGTCCCCCCAGGGACAGTCCTCTCCCTAACGGCCTCGGGGATTCCTCAGATCCCCTAGTGGAGACAGTCAGCAATTGCCTGTTGCCAGATATGCCCCCGAGGAAGTCCAAGGAGAaaccagacaagaaaaaagaTGCAGTCAAGCCTCCCTACCCGAAGATCAGAAGGGCCAGTGGAAGGCTGGCTGGAAGAAAGGTGTTTGTGGAAATCcctaaaaagaaatacacaagaaGGCTGCGGGAACAGCAGAAAAGTGCTGAGGACGACATGGGGGATTACCGCAGCCCCCAGGACCCCAACCTGGCAGCCCCGGGAGCAGAGATGGAGCCCATCACGAAGCATGAGGAGTGCGGCGTGGGGGTGGAGGCGGCACAGGTACTGCCGAAAGCAGGCAGCAGGGAGGATGCAGGCCATGGGGAGGACGATGACGACGATGACGAGGAGGGCGAGAAGAGGAAGAGCAACTTTAAGTGCACTATCTGTGAAAAGGCCTTTCTGTATGAGAAGAGCTTCCTGAAGCACATCCGGCACCACCACGGGGTGGCCACGGAGGTGGTTCATCGCTGCGACACGTGCGGCCAGACCTTTGCCAACCGCTGCAACCTCAAGAGCCACCAGCGCCATGTGCACAGCAGCGAGCGCCACTTCCCGTGCGAGCTGTGTGGCAAGAAGTTCAAGAGGAAGAAGGACGTCAAGCGGCACGTGGTGCAGGTGCACGAGGGCGGTGGCGAGCGGCACCAGTGCCAGCAGTGCGGCAAGGGCCTGAGCTCCAAGACAGCGCTGAGGCTGCACGAGCGGACGCACACGGGCCACAAGCCGTATGGCTGCACCGAGTGCGAGGCCAAGTTCTCGCAGCCCTCAGCGCTGAAGACCCACATGAGGTAGGGCCGTGGCCGCCGGCCAGAGCCACTGCGAGGGTGCTCTTTGCCCGAGATGCGGCCTGTTTGTGTTCTGGGGATAGGGGTGTGGAGAGATAGAGGTCGTTCTAGGGTTTGACCGACATGGCTGTGTCTGCAGACGTTTCACTTCTTAATTTGTGCCCTCTAGAAATTGGGGGGCTACTTTGGGACGTCTGTGAATTCTCTTCCTGGGTAGAGGTATCTCTTCTTCACTCAGCCCTCCTACAGGCCCCAGGCTGATGGCTGTCCCCCTCACCCTGTGCCAGCGCGGAAGCCTGGACACGGAACCCTGGCCCCCACCGGTCTTGTCGCACGGCCACAGCAGGCCAGGCTTTCCCGATCCCAGAGTAGCCTCTGGAGCTTACGGTGCCCGCCATGCTTATGCTTGAGGGTCGGTTGGGCTCATGACCTTCATTGATCTTTTCCTGACTCTTCATTTAGAACTTGGGCCTGTGACCAGCTGGATCCCATGGTCCCATTAAAGACCTCAGTGAGAGGACGTTTAGGGCTTTAGGACACTTCTCTGGTCTTAGGTGTTTGTTCTCAGGGCTTGGAAAGTGCCATTGGTTATTCTAACCACCAGATTCAGGACAGTGTTTTCTGTTCATAATTTTTGAACTGTAGGTGGAGTACACCAGTTTTTAAATAGGTTTCCTTCAGTGCTGTTTATGCTTGAAATCCAGAAAAGCAGTTTCTCCTCTATTCTAGACCTGCCATCAGGCTAGGACGTCT
This region includes:
- the GZF1 gene encoding GDNF-inducible zinc finger protein 1 isoform X1, with the protein product MESGAVLLESKSSPFNLLHEMHQLRLLGHLCDVTVSVEYQGVREEFMAHKAVLAATSKFFKEMFLNEKTVDGTRTNVYLNEVQVVDFASFLEFVYTAKVQVEEDRVQRMLEMAEKLKCLDLSETCFQLKKQMLESVLLELQNFSESQEAEGSSDSQAAVAPDPRASPPRDSPLPNGLGDSSDPLVETVSNCLLPDMPPRKSKEKPDKKKDAVKPPYPKIRRASGRLAGRKVFVEIPKKKYTRRLREQQKSAEDDMGDYRSPQDPNLAAPGAEMEPITKHEECGVGVEAAQVLPKAGSREDAGHGEDDDDDDEEGEKRKSNFKCTICEKAFLYEKSFLKHIRHHHGVATEVVHRCDTCGQTFANRCNLKSHQRHVHSSERHFPCELCGKKFKRKKDVKRHVVQVHEGGGERHQCQQCGKGLSSKTALRLHERTHTGHKPYGCTECEAKFSQPSALKTHMRIHTGEKPFVCDECGARFTQNHMLIYHKRCHTGERPFMCETCGKSFASKEYLKHHNRIHTGSKPFKCEVCFRTFAQRNSLYQHIKVHTGERPYCCDQCGKQFTQLNALQRHHRIHTGEKPFMCNACGRTFTDKSTLRRHTSIHDKNTPWKSFLVIVDGSPKNDDAHKTEQPDEEYTPSKLSDKLLSFAENGHFHNLATVQGSIPTVHENSSADMACKSDDCVVSQDTLLATTISELSELTPQTDPMPTQLHSLTSME
- the GZF1 gene encoding GDNF-inducible zinc finger protein 1 isoform X2; this encodes MESGAVLLESKSSPFNLLHEMHQLRLLGHLCDVTVSVEYQGVREEFMAHKAVLAATSKFFKEMFLNEKTVDGTRTNVYLNEVQVVDFASFLEFVYTAKVQVEEDRVQRMLEMAEKLKCLDLSETCFQLKKQMLESVLLELQNFSESQEAEGSSDSQAAVAPDPRASPPRDSPLPNGLGDSSDPLVETVSNCLLPDMPPRKSKEKPDKKKDAVKPPYPKIRRASGRLAGRKVFVEIPKKKYTRRLREQQKSAEDDMGDYRSPQDPNLAAPGAEMEPITKHEECGVGVEAAQVLPKAGSREDAGHGEDDDDDDEEGEKRKSNFKCTICEKAFLYEKSFLKHIRHHHGVATEVVHRCDTCGQTFANRCNLKSHQRHVHSSERHFPCELCGKKFKRKKDVKRHVVQVHEGGGERHQCQQCGKGLSSKTALRLHERTHTGHKPYGCTECEAKFSQPSALKTHMRIHTGEKPFVCDECGARFTQNHMLIYHKRCHTGERPFMCETCGKSFASKEYLKHHNRIHTGSKPFKCEVCFRTFAQRNSLYQHIKVHTGERPYCCDQCGKQFTQLNALQRHHRIHTGEKPFMCNACGRTFTDKSTLRRHTSMAHPRMMTHTRLSSQMKNIRHPNFRINCCLLQKMAIFTT